A region from the Salicibibacter cibarius genome encodes:
- a CDS encoding MerR family transcriptional regulator — protein METYSISEVAKELNLTVHTLRYYDKEGLMPFVKRTSSGTRVFNESDIEALNVIECLKATGMPIKEIKNFIDWVSEGDSTLQQRYDMFMERKAVVETQMKELNKTMELINHKCWYYKTALDTGTEDVHKTDKIDLHVN, from the coding sequence ATGGAGACCTATTCAATCAGCGAGGTTGCTAAAGAATTGAATCTTACCGTACACACCTTGCGTTACTACGACAAAGAGGGACTTATGCCTTTTGTTAAGCGTACATCTAGCGGAACAAGGGTGTTTAATGAATCAGATATCGAGGCTTTAAATGTCATTGAATGTTTAAAAGCGACCGGAATGCCCATTAAGGAAATAAAAAATTTCATTGATTGGGTTTCTGAAGGAGATTCCACGTTGCAACAAAGATATGACATGTTTATGGAACGAAAAGCGGTTGTAGAAACACAGATGAAAGAACTAAATAAGACGATGGAACTCATCAATCATAAATGTTGGTATTACAAAACTGCTTTGGATACAGGGACGGAGGATGTTCATAAAACTGACAAAATAGATCTTCATGTTAACTAA
- a CDS encoding PQQ-dependent sugar dehydrogenase, whose protein sequence is MKKYMAFGLSLALVGCAPEEEESEPDTGDEVDEQATDEEEEALDVEGGEYEELAAGLEAPWSIVQIDDDEIFITERAGAIAHIDGEDVTHEDISLGEEVLDEGEGGLLGMVMIPEEDESAIVYHTYEDDDGETMNRIVAIERGDGVWEETDILLDEIPGDMFHNGGRLAIGPDDHLYATTGDASVEQLSQDVDSLAGNILRMDIDGSVPDDNPFDDSYVYSYGHRNPQGIDWSEDGRMFSSEHGPTAQDEVNEIEAGNNYGWPEITGDEGAEGMESPVFESGDDTWAPSGVAFAGESDFYVTGLAGESLMLFDVDESEMETVLEDEGRLRDVLIDDDDVYVITNNTDGRGDPGENDDRLLRLGN, encoded by the coding sequence ATGAAAAAATATATGGCATTTGGCTTGAGTTTGGCATTGGTAGGCTGTGCTCCGGAAGAAGAGGAATCGGAACCTGATACAGGCGATGAGGTTGATGAACAGGCAACGGATGAAGAAGAGGAAGCCCTTGACGTCGAAGGCGGGGAATATGAAGAACTCGCCGCCGGACTCGAAGCGCCCTGGTCGATCGTGCAAATCGATGATGATGAAATTTTTATCACGGAACGAGCAGGCGCGATCGCCCATATTGATGGGGAAGATGTGACACATGAAGATATCAGTCTAGGCGAAGAGGTCTTGGATGAAGGAGAAGGTGGCCTTCTTGGGATGGTGATGATTCCGGAGGAGGATGAGTCAGCGATCGTGTACCACACGTACGAGGATGATGACGGTGAAACAATGAATAGAATCGTGGCGATCGAACGTGGGGACGGCGTCTGGGAAGAAACTGACATACTCCTCGACGAAATCCCCGGAGATATGTTCCATAACGGCGGGCGTCTCGCGATTGGTCCCGATGATCATTTGTACGCCACGACCGGGGACGCCAGCGTTGAGCAATTATCTCAAGATGTCGACAGCCTGGCCGGCAACATTTTGCGTATGGACATCGATGGATCGGTTCCTGATGACAACCCCTTCGATGATTCTTATGTGTATTCGTACGGGCACCGGAATCCGCAAGGCATCGATTGGTCGGAAGATGGGCGCATGTTTAGCTCAGAACACGGGCCGACCGCCCAAGATGAAGTGAATGAGATCGAAGCCGGTAACAATTACGGCTGGCCCGAGATCACCGGGGATGAAGGGGCTGAAGGAATGGAATCCCCCGTCTTCGAATCCGGCGATGACACATGGGCACCGTCAGGTGTAGCATTCGCCGGAGAAAGCGACTTTTACGTTACCGGACTCGCCGGAGAAAGTTTGATGCTTTTTGATGTGGACGAGAGCGAAATGGAAACGGTACTCGAAGATGAAGGTCGATTGCGTGACGTTCTCATTGACGATGACGATGTCTATGTGATCACGAACAATACAGATGGCCGCGGGGATCCCGGTGAAAATGATGACCGGTTGTTGCGTTTGGGAAATTAA
- a CDS encoding M56 family metallopeptidase, which produces MTEIYIHIFIMTVVASVGFFFMKLTSKATEKYLPASWHYYSSIILFSLFAVPIYAWVQPKDLSSAVTVFIPVNNAADTSLIDVIPYVLLVGTIFILGFHGYRYVKMHRWLQFACEESFDDHHLMALRRAKQTLTIKRNIPVYISPYMTTPFIYGILKPKVVLPKLDFSEEELRHIFLHELTHYKRGDLVTKALATVIQALHWFNPMVYMARRDMDRFGEFACDERITKHMDPKEKTRYCELLLAVLWNVLNQKESHFAAMSQGRKHLERRLKAISASRARRQRTVLACGVVITVLMVTLGTTAGFTANAHVETFDQHISDDSQVKASHSDAESMHDIHGEDSKTKTKGFFMKKEDVKDVEVKKEQ; this is translated from the coding sequence GTGACAGAAATTTATATACATATTTTCATTATGACGGTCGTAGCAAGTGTTGGTTTCTTTTTTATGAAGTTGACGAGTAAAGCAACGGAAAAATATCTCCCTGCATCATGGCATTATTACTCCTCCATAATATTGTTTTCCCTGTTTGCCGTTCCTATTTACGCTTGGGTGCAGCCGAAGGATTTATCATCTGCGGTCACTGTCTTTATTCCTGTGAATAACGCGGCAGATACATCATTAATAGATGTGATTCCCTATGTGTTGCTCGTGGGCACCATTTTTATTTTGGGGTTTCATGGGTACCGATATGTAAAAATGCACCGATGGCTACAATTCGCGTGTGAAGAATCCTTTGATGATCATCATCTTATGGCGCTCAGACGGGCTAAGCAAACACTGACCATTAAACGAAATATCCCTGTTTATATTTCGCCGTATATGACCACGCCCTTTATATACGGCATTTTAAAACCGAAAGTGGTCTTGCCGAAGCTAGATTTCAGCGAGGAAGAACTGCGGCATATTTTCCTTCATGAATTAACTCACTATAAACGTGGCGATTTAGTAACGAAAGCACTTGCTACAGTCATTCAAGCGCTACACTGGTTCAATCCGATGGTTTACATGGCCCGGCGAGATATGGACCGTTTTGGCGAATTTGCTTGCGATGAACGGATTACCAAGCATATGGACCCCAAGGAAAAAACGAGATACTGTGAGCTCTTGCTCGCCGTACTTTGGAATGTTCTCAATCAAAAAGAAAGTCATTTTGCAGCGATGAGCCAAGGAAGGAAGCATTTGGAACGAAGGCTGAAGGCCATTTCTGCCAGTAGAGCTCGCCGGCAGCGAACCGTTCTGGCATGTGGAGTAGTTATCACGGTATTGATGGTTACGTTGGGGACAACAGCAGGCTTCACGGCTAACGCCCATGTTGAGACTTTTGATCAACATATAAGTGACGATTCACAAGTGAAAGCAAGCCATTCGGATGCTGAATCGATGCACGACATTCACGGCGAAGATAGTAAAACAAAAACAAAAGGTTTTTTTATGAAAAAAGAGGACGTCAAAGATGTTGAGGTCAAGAAAGAACAGTAA
- a CDS encoding BlaI/MecI/CopY family transcriptional regulator has protein sequence MSRSEKQIMKIIWQNDRALTTAEILQQLPDEKAWKQNTVITFLARLIEKECVKATRVGRANHYEACITEEDYRTQETKEFLNDVHKGSLSGFLQTLTESGDLTKADIESIMKKMRE, from the coding sequence ATGTCTCGTTCTGAAAAACAGATTATGAAGATTATTTGGCAGAATGATCGAGCCCTTACAACAGCTGAAATTTTACAGCAACTGCCCGATGAGAAAGCTTGGAAGCAAAATACTGTTATTACATTTTTGGCACGTTTGATTGAAAAGGAATGTGTAAAAGCCACTCGAGTCGGCCGGGCCAATCACTATGAAGCTTGTATTACGGAGGAAGACTACCGGACCCAGGAGACCAAAGAGTTTCTCAATGACGTACACAAAGGCTCACTATCCGGATTTCTGCAGACACTCACGGAGAGTGGTGATTTAACGAAAGCAGATATCGAAAGCATCATGAAAAAAATGCGGGAGTAA